The following coding sequences are from one Alosa alosa isolate M-15738 ecotype Scorff River chromosome 13, AALO_Geno_1.1, whole genome shotgun sequence window:
- the LOC125305714 gene encoding meprin A subunit beta-like: MKQTLSIGTYCDHISVVEHEFLHALGFLHEQSRYDRKDFITINWYNIGQGHCLLLIYSVLAFVHKGWTIIHTFGEEITSTMGTPYDYWSVMHYSQSAFSYNKGPHHCHKGPRFQDVIGQHLDMRFYDTLELNRRYNCNDSIFFLDHCSFDEGMCEMSSAGWERVSRADEGPQSDHTYLGMESQGDISVQVYSGVDR; this comes from the exons ATGAAGCAGACTCTCTCCATTGGCACCTACTGTGACCACATTTCTGTTGTGGAGCACGAGTTTCTGCACGCCCTTGGCTTCCTACACGAGCAGTCTAGATATGACAGGAAAGACTTCATCACCATCAACTGGTACAACATTGGTCAAGGTCATTGCTTGCTTTTGATATATTCTGTGTTGGCTTTTGTACACAAA gGATGGACTATAATTCACACATTTGGCGAGGAAATCACCAGCACCATGGGTACCCCATATGATTACTGGTCTGTAATGCACTACAGCCAGAGTGCATTCAGCTACAATAAAGGCCCCCACCATTGCCACAAAGGACCCAGGTTTCAAGATGTGATTGGTCAACACCTGGACATGAGGTTTTATGATACACTGGAGCTAAACAGACGCTACAATTGCA ATGACTCCATCTTCTTCCTGGACCACTGCAGCTTTGATGAGGGCATGTGTGAGATGAGTTCAGCTGGATGGGAGAGAGTGAGCCGAGCTGATGAAGGTCCCCAATCTGACCACACCTACCTGGGCATGGAGTCCCAGGGTGATATTTCAGTCCAGGTGTACTCaggagtagatagatag